A section of the Oryzias latipes chromosome 8, ASM223467v1 genome encodes:
- the LOC101175166 gene encoding uncharacterized protein LOC101175166 isoform X2, translating to MKYRIKMTESPERRSSVSSVSLLEVKAETHLILQAFLDQTLAIPQKERAGRVGGAYSDHNKFCMKPKPKAKAESESQVENEEEKKPKGLLPKLPLLISSRHAAKDPKGSLNRDVSPVEVSSSSSSDEGDGEKKRKEKIKKIQKRLSSFFKKKEKTKKEKNKEGEENHLPRPNTLPLSTRSATRPGDAPVSPGHPPDFYSNVAGKLEKIAQTSIKKRTPGPQGPLPDVGEKEKLIQDLAQALSFEGDSINEKIQANPFLRSSLSRLSYASFAKLLDNYSNAQVAQVSDLPPSESPTLRRIAVSMEVSRRIVTATGTQRTQGYAERYMETFVPWIKQHGGWESVVEEFD from the exons ATGAAATACCGGATCAAA ATGACAGAATCCCCAGAACGCCGCTCTTCCGTCTCCTCTGTCTCTCTGTTGGAAGTCAAAGCGGAGACTCATCTGATCCTCCAGGCTTTCCTGGACCAGACGCTCGCCATCCCTCAGAAAGAACGGGCTGGCAGAGTGGGAGGGGCCTACAGTGACCACAACAAGTTCTG CATGAAGCCCAAACCCAAAGCAAAGGCTGAATCCGAATCCCAGGTGGAAaatgaggaggagaagaagccGAAGGGCCTCCTCCCGAAGCTGCCTCTCCTCATCTCCTCACGTCACGCCGCCAAAGACCCCAAGGGCTCGCTGAACAGAGACGTTTCCCCGGTGGAG GTGTCCTCGTCCAGCTCTTCAGATGAAGGTGACGGtgagaagaaaaggaaagaaaaaataaagaagatccAAAAGAGACTCTcgtcattctttaaaaaaaaggaaaaaaccaaGAAAGAGAAGAACAAAGAGGGAGAAGAGAACCACCTTCCACGGCCGAACACGCTGCCCCTCTCCACAAGATCTGCAACCAGACCAGGAGATGCTCCTGTCTCTCCAG GTCATCCTCCAGACTTCTACAGCAACGTGGCAGGAAAGCTGGAAAAGATCGCTCAGACCTCCATCAAGAAAAGGACTCCGGGGCCTCAAGGCCCCCTACCAG ATgtaggagaaaaagaaaaactgatccAGGATCTGGCTCAGGCGCTCTCTTTTGAGGGAGACTCCATCAACGAAAAG ATCCAGGCGAACCCCTTCCTGCGCTCCAGCTTGAGTCGACTGTCCTATGCATCATTTGCCAAGCTTCTGGATAACTACAGCAACGCTCAGGTGGCCCAGGTTTCAGATCTGCCGCCATCGGAAAGTCCAACGCTACGCCGCATCGCAGTCTCCATGGAGGTGTCGCGGCGGATCGTGACGGCCACGGGAACGCAGCGCACACAGGGCTACGCTGAGCGCTACATGGAGACCTTCGTCCCCTGgatcaaacagcatggaggctGG GAGAGCGTGGTGGAGGAGTTTGATTGA
- the LOC101175166 gene encoding uncharacterized protein LOC101175166 isoform X1 yields the protein MVVRGCKLVAERVNREVSTTGRGSGMGSPCTKGPAVDSEMTESPERRSSVSSVSLLEVKAETHLILQAFLDQTLAIPQKERAGRVGGAYSDHNKFCMKPKPKAKAESESQVENEEEKKPKGLLPKLPLLISSRHAAKDPKGSLNRDVSPVEVSSSSSSDEGDGEKKRKEKIKKIQKRLSSFFKKKEKTKKEKNKEGEENHLPRPNTLPLSTRSATRPGDAPVSPGHPPDFYSNVAGKLEKIAQTSIKKRTPGPQGPLPDVGEKEKLIQDLAQALSFEGDSINEKIQANPFLRSSLSRLSYASFAKLLDNYSNAQVAQVSDLPPSESPTLRRIAVSMEVSRRIVTATGTQRTQGYAERYMETFVPWIKQHGGWESVVEEFD from the exons atggttgtgaggggctgtaagctggtggcagagcgtgtaaacagagaggtCTCAACAACGGGGAGGGGGAGTGGGATGGGGTCTCCTTGCACCAAAGGTCCCGCAGtcgactcagag ATGACAGAATCCCCAGAACGCCGCTCTTCCGTCTCCTCTGTCTCTCTGTTGGAAGTCAAAGCGGAGACTCATCTGATCCTCCAGGCTTTCCTGGACCAGACGCTCGCCATCCCTCAGAAAGAACGGGCTGGCAGAGTGGGAGGGGCCTACAGTGACCACAACAAGTTCTG CATGAAGCCCAAACCCAAAGCAAAGGCTGAATCCGAATCCCAGGTGGAAaatgaggaggagaagaagccGAAGGGCCTCCTCCCGAAGCTGCCTCTCCTCATCTCCTCACGTCACGCCGCCAAAGACCCCAAGGGCTCGCTGAACAGAGACGTTTCCCCGGTGGAG GTGTCCTCGTCCAGCTCTTCAGATGAAGGTGACGGtgagaagaaaaggaaagaaaaaataaagaagatccAAAAGAGACTCTcgtcattctttaaaaaaaaggaaaaaaccaaGAAAGAGAAGAACAAAGAGGGAGAAGAGAACCACCTTCCACGGCCGAACACGCTGCCCCTCTCCACAAGATCTGCAACCAGACCAGGAGATGCTCCTGTCTCTCCAG GTCATCCTCCAGACTTCTACAGCAACGTGGCAGGAAAGCTGGAAAAGATCGCTCAGACCTCCATCAAGAAAAGGACTCCGGGGCCTCAAGGCCCCCTACCAG ATgtaggagaaaaagaaaaactgatccAGGATCTGGCTCAGGCGCTCTCTTTTGAGGGAGACTCCATCAACGAAAAG ATCCAGGCGAACCCCTTCCTGCGCTCCAGCTTGAGTCGACTGTCCTATGCATCATTTGCCAAGCTTCTGGATAACTACAGCAACGCTCAGGTGGCCCAGGTTTCAGATCTGCCGCCATCGGAAAGTCCAACGCTACGCCGCATCGCAGTCTCCATGGAGGTGTCGCGGCGGATCGTGACGGCCACGGGAACGCAGCGCACACAGGGCTACGCTGAGCGCTACATGGAGACCTTCGTCCCCTGgatcaaacagcatggaggctGG GAGAGCGTGGTGGAGGAGTTTGATTGA
- the LOC101174922 gene encoding synembryn-A-like — MAPDVERIITSIGLGDQDTVQLLLDSYNTQYADCFFFDSETQERKQQQRLEEFRQMKVRECPSNSGSDEDSDQDKPDLLLRQDLAAALLRFVSGRLQPAVLRVCLHTLRILSRDCRALGPLVCDKALFTLAHLGGILQNTAEDEGRSGQTPGCRETAEADGVPPTETPAVSFSAATHTSPVYSSRRRGAEERMLVPGTKEAREEDSEDEEREEDGEVCRKEAMKVLCNIIYNSPRAQERASTLRLLQGLWETLKQGIWSRVPPSGQFYKLRLLFILTALRPELRLQLQQERGVPVLTKALEQCLAVRWEGGSEVVIDNQAPPISKKSSQDIIEILKTLFNIAHRFHKQEPDEEEAALCRHLAAVLRRCLLLPCDGEDTLEELQGHTVNILSALPLTCLDVMVAVPVEGAAHKCEGVNMDCVHALLLFMDRRLNRSQKLKEKLTPVLNLLTESSRVHRETRHYLRQKILPPLREVGVRPEQDGSLRGRLVRLMTHVDTDVKDCAAELLFVLCKENVGRFVKYTGYGNAAGLLAARGLLNGRRNSGDSQFASRYSSDSDSDTEEYKEARAKINLVTGRVEAEQPDPMEGMTEEEKEEEARRLISMINRMSRDQIIQPMGVTAEGRLAPLYGRMRGCTEEEEEEEEEEEEEEEEILDLNAMMRKDKQSN; from the exons ATGGCACCAGACGTGGAGAGGATCATCACAAGCATCGGCTTAGGAGACCAGGACACGGTTCAACTCCTGCTGGACAGCTACAATACCCAG TATGCAGATTGCTTCTTCTTTGACTCAGAGACGCAGGAAAGAAAACAG CAACAACGGCTGGAGGAG TTCAGGCAGATGAAAGTAAGGGAGTGTCCCTCCAACTCTGGTTCTGATGAAGACTCAGACCAGGACAAACCGGATCTTCTCCTCCGTCAG GATTTGGCTGCAGCCCTGCTGCGCTTCGTCAGCGGTCGGCTGCAGCCAGCCGTGTTACGGGTGTGTCTGCACACGCTGCGCATCCTCTCCCGTGACTGCAGGGCCCTGGGGCCCCTGGTCTGCGACAAAGCCCTCTTCACTTTGGCTCACCTGGGGGGCATTCTCCAAAACACGGCAGAAGATGAAGGCCGCTCGGGACAAACTCCTGGCTGCAGGGAGACGGCGGAGGCTGACGGCGTTCCTCCAACGGAGACCCCTGCTGTTTCATTTTCTGCCGCCACGCACACCTCACCTGTGTACAGCTCCAGGCGGAGGGGGGCCGAGGAACGAATGCTCGTCCCAGGGACAAAAGAGGCCCGGGAGGAGGACAGTGAGGATGAAGAAAGGGAGGAGGACGGGGAGGTGTGCAGGAAGGAAGCCATGAAAGTCTTGTGCAACATCATCTACAACAGCCCCCGCGCCCAGGAGAGGGCCAGCACACTCAG ACTGCTGCAGGGCCTGTGGGAGACTCTGAAGCAGGGCATCTGGAGTAGGGTGCCCCCCAGTGGCCAGTTCTACAAGCTGCGGCTGCTGTTCATCCTGACGGCTCTGAGGCCAGAGCTCCGGCTGCAGCTGCAACAG GAGCGCGGCGTTCCAGTCCTGACGAAAGCCTTGGAGCAGTGTCTGGCAGTCCGGTGGGAAGGTGGATCTGAGGTGGTGATTGACAACCAAGCCCCGCCCATTTCCAAAAAGAGCTCCCAAGACATCATCGAGATCCTCAAGACTCTCTTCAACATTGCTCACAGGTTCCACAAGCAGGAACCAGACGAG GAGGAGGCTGCTCTCTGTCGCCACCTGGCTGCTGTGCTGCGCCGCTGCCTGCTGCTTCCCTGCGATGGGGAGGACACGCTGGAGGAGCTTCAGGG GCACACGGTCAACATCCTGTCAGCGCTGCCGCTCACCTGCCTGGACGTCATGGTGGCTGTTCCGGTGGAGGGGGCCGCCCACAAGTGTGAGGGGGTCAACATGGACTGTGTGCACGCTCTGTTGTTGTTCATGGACAGACGCCTCAACAGG AGTCagaagctgaaggagaagctgaCCCCCGTGCTGAATCTACTGACCGAGAGTTCACGGGTCCACAGGGAGACGCGCCACTACCTGCGCCAAAAG ATTCTGCCTCCGCTCAGAGAGGTGGGCGTCCGGCCCGAGCAGGACGGCTCGCTCAGAGGCCGGCTGGTCCGCCTGATGACTCATGTTGACACGGATGTGAAGGACTGTGCTGCTGAGCTGCTGTTTGTGCTCTGCAAGGAGAACG TCGGCAGGTTCGTCAAGTACACAGGCTATGGAAACGCTGCGGGGCTGCTGGCGGCTCGGGGGCTGCTAAACGGCCGGAGGAACTCGGGGGACTCCCAGTTTGCCTCCCGGTACTCCAGTGACTCCGACTCAGACACCGAGGAGTACAAGGAGGCCAGAGCCAAGATCAACCTGGTCACGGGCCGCGTGGAGGCGGAGCAGCCAGACCCCATGGAGGGCATgacggaggaggagaaggaggaggaggcgcgTCGCCTCATCAGCATGATCAACAGGATGTCACG AGACCAGATCATTCAGCCGATGGGGGTGACAGCAGAGGGCAGGCTGGCTCCACTGTACGGCAGGATGAGGGGCTGCaccgaggaggaagaggaggaggaggaggaggaggaagaggaggaagaagagattTTAGACCTGAATGCAATGATGAGGAAGGACAAACAGAGTAATTAG
- the LOC101157219 gene encoding tetraspanin-4, whose translation MPGTQRCLCCFKYLMFGFNLIFWLGGCGLFGVGVWLSFTQAEFSSLPLSFPSLSAANLLLVAGGITMVTGFLGCLGALKEQRCLLITFFGILLVLVVTEVTLALVVHVFHDQMDARAQKDLKEGMEMYASNPELKKSWDFVQKKFKCCGATNKTDWYGVLNGTLPASCCSVEAADCDEGWSEPCYQKAKQWLLDNIPSVLVFGCCIGVVQILALIFSMMMYCHIRHAEKNLD comes from the exons ATGCCGGGCACTCAGAGATGTCTCTGCTGCTTCAAATATTTGATGTTTGGGTTTAATCTGATCTTCTGG CTGGGGGGATGCGGCTTGTTTGGAGTGGGAGTCTGGCTGTCCTTCACCCAGGCAGAGTTCTCCTCTCTTCCTCTGTCCTTCCCATCGCTCTCAGCCGCCAACCTGCTGCTGGTTGCAGGTGGGATCACCATGGTGACGGGCTTTCTGGGCTGTCTGGGAGCCCTTAAAGAGCAGCGCTGCCTCCTGATCACG TTCTTCGGGATCTTGCTGGTGCTGGTTGTGACTGAAGTGACTCTTGCACTGGTTGTGCACGTCTTCCATGACCAG ATGGATGCCAGAGCTCAGAAGGACCTGAAGGAGGGAATGGAGATGTACGCATCAAACCCTGAGCTGAAGAAATCCTGGGACTTTGTCCAGAAAAAG TTCAAATGCTGTGGGGCGACCAACAAAACGGACTGGTATGGCGTGCTGAACGGAACGCTGCCCGcgtcctgctgctctgtggaGGCAGCAGACTGTGACGAGGGCTGGAGCGAG CCGTGCTACCAGAAGGCCAAACAGTGGCTGCTTGACAACATCCCATCTGTCCTGGTGTTCGGATGCTGCATCGGTGTTGTGCAG ATTCTGGCTCTGATCTTCTCCATGATGATGTACTGTCACATCCGTCATGCTGAGAAGAACCTGGACTGA
- the LOC101175166 gene encoding uncharacterized protein LOC101175166 isoform X3, with amino-acid sequence MTESPERRSSVSSVSLLEVKAETHLILQAFLDQTLAIPQKERAGRVGGAYSDHNKFCMKPKPKAKAESESQVENEEEKKPKGLLPKLPLLISSRHAAKDPKGSLNRDVSPVEVSSSSSSDEGDGEKKRKEKIKKIQKRLSSFFKKKEKTKKEKNKEGEENHLPRPNTLPLSTRSATRPGDAPVSPGHPPDFYSNVAGKLEKIAQTSIKKRTPGPQGPLPDVGEKEKLIQDLAQALSFEGDSINEKIQANPFLRSSLSRLSYASFAKLLDNYSNAQVAQVSDLPPSESPTLRRIAVSMEVSRRIVTATGTQRTQGYAERYMETFVPWIKQHGGWESVVEEFD; translated from the exons ATGACAGAATCCCCAGAACGCCGCTCTTCCGTCTCCTCTGTCTCTCTGTTGGAAGTCAAAGCGGAGACTCATCTGATCCTCCAGGCTTTCCTGGACCAGACGCTCGCCATCCCTCAGAAAGAACGGGCTGGCAGAGTGGGAGGGGCCTACAGTGACCACAACAAGTTCTG CATGAAGCCCAAACCCAAAGCAAAGGCTGAATCCGAATCCCAGGTGGAAaatgaggaggagaagaagccGAAGGGCCTCCTCCCGAAGCTGCCTCTCCTCATCTCCTCACGTCACGCCGCCAAAGACCCCAAGGGCTCGCTGAACAGAGACGTTTCCCCGGTGGAG GTGTCCTCGTCCAGCTCTTCAGATGAAGGTGACGGtgagaagaaaaggaaagaaaaaataaagaagatccAAAAGAGACTCTcgtcattctttaaaaaaaaggaaaaaaccaaGAAAGAGAAGAACAAAGAGGGAGAAGAGAACCACCTTCCACGGCCGAACACGCTGCCCCTCTCCACAAGATCTGCAACCAGACCAGGAGATGCTCCTGTCTCTCCAG GTCATCCTCCAGACTTCTACAGCAACGTGGCAGGAAAGCTGGAAAAGATCGCTCAGACCTCCATCAAGAAAAGGACTCCGGGGCCTCAAGGCCCCCTACCAG ATgtaggagaaaaagaaaaactgatccAGGATCTGGCTCAGGCGCTCTCTTTTGAGGGAGACTCCATCAACGAAAAG ATCCAGGCGAACCCCTTCCTGCGCTCCAGCTTGAGTCGACTGTCCTATGCATCATTTGCCAAGCTTCTGGATAACTACAGCAACGCTCAGGTGGCCCAGGTTTCAGATCTGCCGCCATCGGAAAGTCCAACGCTACGCCGCATCGCAGTCTCCATGGAGGTGTCGCGGCGGATCGTGACGGCCACGGGAACGCAGCGCACACAGGGCTACGCTGAGCGCTACATGGAGACCTTCGTCCCCTGgatcaaacagcatggaggctGG GAGAGCGTGGTGGAGGAGTTTGATTGA